In the genome of Arachis stenosperma cultivar V10309 chromosome 6, arast.V10309.gnm1.PFL2, whole genome shotgun sequence, the window ACAGAAAATGTTGAACTCTAACAAATCAATAAAGGGTTGTGTTCCATTTGTCCTCACCTTAATTCCTTCAATTAATAGtcttaaatatctacttacTTTTATaacatatattattatattatgtgttcATGCGTTTTTTTTTAAGggaaaaaagttatttttgtagcttaatttttttacataattgaaaagaaaattaaattgaatttttcaaaaagaattATTATTAGTCGGTTTTTATAAGAAAGttgcaaatatttttttaaagtttatctaaatatataaaagtatttttttcttttctttttccattaAAAAGGTGACTAATTATATATGGACTTTAACACCACGTCTATAGTTAACTTCGAAGAAATGGGTCATTTTTTCcctttaaattataaatttaactCAAAAAGTAGTAAAAAGgtgtttcaaaattttgatataatattttagtgAATTCTCTAAATTTAGAATTTacttaagaaaataaaataaaattttttattatttattttataaatagaaaaaaatataaaaaaaatatttaaaaataaaaaatcacactttatctttttaaataaaaatttaaaatttagaggtTTTAAATTCAATTGAGTCATGTTGGATTTCTAATAACATAACTCCAATGATAGTGATTTAATTAGGACATTAAAACAAGATACATGGCTttagtttgaattttttatatatataaaaaaaatcatacttTATTAAATTGATTTAGTAATTAGCTCCTTATTTTGATTAAGCAAGTGTCAAAAGGTTAAAATTTTAACTTGTATATGTAGACAAACTTTTAAGAACTTGTTTGAAAACCAtttaatataagaaaaaaattttatttaaaaaaataaatttatttttatgtgaaatttaattttattatttaaaatgactataatatattaataaaataaaatttaaatttaaaaaatatgtgaatAAATTTAGAAATCAGATTTGTTTTAACTAATTtacaaatgaaaaaaatgagaattaaaatttttaaaaaatttcataaaatttacttttaattgttccaaaataaaaaagaatctAACTCTAAAGTAAATTCTAACATTCCAAACaaattctaaataaatattaaattcgtgccaaattaatttttgatccaagccaaaataaaagataccgttaaaaaaaaaaaagatttccTTGGTTAATACTTAATACACATCATTCTTCTTCAATTATGCAACCTTAGACCAAACCAACAAATATCATCAACATGTAGATTGAGTTTAGATAAGTTCGCCtaatttttaatgatattaAATCTGAGTATCGAAAAATGAAGAAtacttatatttaaaaaaactaGTCATAATGTATCGAGTTTTATTAgtcaaattattaataatatacaATTTGTATTCCAACTATAGAAGGcttaaaaaaatcatatgaCCAAAGTCTAAAAGAGGAAAAttttcatttatatttatagtacataaacaatatatatacatGGACCCCGGATTCCAAGTTTGactccatatatatataataataacaataataattaaattaaatcagATTTCACCACTCCACATACACCACAAAACACTGAACTAGCTTACTTGGCCTTTGATAGAGacattttccaaaaaaaaatacacTTGAAATAGAGGAAGATCCTCCACCATACATGCATACACACTCTCCATTCCTTAGTGATTAAGAGAGAACACTTCaacagagaagaaaaaaaaggaaagatatACTTTATTTACTTTCTTGATTTTAGGTTAGGCATTCCTTCCAACATAGACACAATTATTGTAacctacaaaaataaaaaaaaaaagattgtaAAGTCAGCATGCTATTTTAGTGGGGGATGATCAATGAATCTAGGGtgggaaaaaatgaaaaaggaaacacaTCTAAAGAATATTTAATCATCCAATTAAACATGGATATGTGAATAAAAACAATTTAACTTTCTTTTATGTATAATTGAAGATcaatgtaaaaatattttaagtttaattattctattgatCCTTATagttttaccaaatttttaattaagtttctgtatttttttttcttttcaattgattCCTACACGGCTTTCAGTtttataatttagtattttttatgtCAAAAACGTTAAAATTAACCGAATATTTCTCTCAAAATACATAcgattaatagaaaaaaaatattttttacactagcaatgacctaattataaaattaaaaacaatgtAAATAATAGATACCCTattgaaaatagaaaaagtgTATAGAAACTTAATTgcaattttgataaaattataaggaccaatagaataattaaacttcataaaaaaaataattaaaccaatattttataataaaatacaCAGAAATAATGTTACCATAACATTTTCATGCAATTCATATTTATATAGCATCTTGTAAATACCACCACCAAAATCTAACATTTTGATAGAAAGGGATGAACAACCTAGTATTGTGTCAAAGATAACAATAATCGAAAAAAATGAATCTTTTCAacaaaaagattcaaaaataGTACTTAGGAAATTGCGAACGAATGGACTTACTTGGATTATTCGTGGACAGTATAGCCGTCTGCGAGAAATCACAAGTCAATGGACTCCTTCCAGCAGATTGATAGAAGAGATTCATGGCAAATGCAGCATGGTTTGAAAGTGTATTTGGTTCAAAACAAGGTCCACCAGGTTGTATTGGAGTACAATCAATACCTTGACCACAAGCATAGTCCAAGTTTGCTTGTAGCTGCACATCCGTTACACCAGATTTCGGCACACACcatgttgatttattttgtgtTGTTGGCGGCCGTGGAGTCGCCGGAGACTTAGACATATCCGGAGTAGTCTTCAAACCAAAATTTTTAAGACATTAACATATATAATTGTTAAAACTTAAAACAACATTGTTGCTATTGCTATTACTAGTAGAGTAACATTAAGGTGAGAACTGTAGAGAGTGTGATCATTAAAGGTTGCAAAAAAATGGCTTCATGGCCATTTGAGAATTGTGCTTTGTTTCGAGTTGGACTTGGCCCTGTTGATGCTGGAGTCACCGGAGGGTTTGACGACACGGCCGGTGTCGACGCAGGGTTTGAGTTCGGTACATCCGGTGTCATCGGAGATTTTGACACATCCGGACtcttcaaatcaaattaaagaAATACATTGTCAAACACTACTACACACTACAAActctagaaaagaaaaaaaaacaagttTGTATTCTAAGACACAAATTTTAACACATAAACACATACATTTTTCTTACACTAAGATTATgtcataattatatatttaaccATAAAGTCATATAGAGAGTTATAGTCATACCGGTGCTACAACAGGGCTTGTGCTATTCTGTTGTGTCTGCTGTTTGGAGAGACCAGCATCATAGATCATGGATTGATCAGGGTTGAATAGACCAAAAGATCTCTCAGAAGTTGGTCCTGGCTTCAAATCCTCATCATACAATGCGAAGATGTAAGTGTCGACCGATTTCCCTGGCATCAATGGTGTCCCAACCATGGATCTAAGGTGCGCTATGAGGTTACCGTTGTAAGCCTTGGCGTTTTCAAGACTCGGACCAACCTCACTGCTGTCTCCTTTGTATGGCCAACCTGTCTCCGCAACCACAATCTCAACATCCTTAAACCCCATTGAGTTCAATGCAGAGCGGACAGCATCAACCTTCATTCAACCAACAACCATGTTACGTGTACACAAAAAGCAAGTACTAAATTACCTACCCTAAATGCTCAGTTAACTTTATGTAAAGTTAATAGATGAAAGTCGTTAAATGATTTGACAGGTTTAACTAAATTGTCATCTAATTGCTTTCAGTTATCAACTTTATATAAAGTTAACTGCCCAGAATACATGATAGAATAcgaaatacatattaaaaatgagttaaacaAATATATGGCGACTGATTTGTGAATTGAACTAATCATGAACTATAACGAGTCAAATATAacaaaatatgaatttaaattGCAATGGAGACCTGAGCATCAAACATGTTCATGTATTTGATATTGGTGTTGGGATCAAGCCTTCCAgcattgggttgaaagaggcaaAAGGCCAAGTTATCTTGCCTCCCAGGATCATCTCTATAAGCAAAATAAGGGTAAGGGTTGATGGCAAACGGCGACCCCGTCGCGTTGTTAAACGACAACAATCCTTGTAAAACGGTGGAGTATTCCGGGTGGAACCTCCCGGCAGACGGCGGCTCCGAGTCCTTCAAGACCGCCATTGAATGGACCGTTGACACCTGTATTAAGTACCATACGAAATATATGTTAGAATACAAAATAACCGTATTACTGACAActtttatgtaatatgtaatgtaATTTCAACAAAGTAACATGAGAATCAATAATTTGACTGAttgatttatttgtttaaatttaaaaccaataaaaaatttCTCTGTTTCTAAAATTTTCCCCACATTAATAA includes:
- the LOC130935895 gene encoding glucan endo-1,3-beta-glucosidase 7-like isoform X1 — encoded protein: MATKLDPFTLLLSLFFAFNLASGESFIGVNYGQVADNLPPPSTTAKLLQSTAIGKVRLYGSDPAIIKALANTGIGIVIGAANGDIPSLASDPNYAKNWVSSNVVPFYPASNIILITVGNEIITSNDPNLMNQMLPAIQNVQNALNAANLGGKIKVSTVHSMAVLKDSEPPSAGRFHPEYSTVLQGLLSFNNATGSPFAINPYPYFAYRDDPGRQDNLAFCLFQPNAGRLDPNTNIKYMNMFDAQVDAVRSALNSMGFKDVEIVVAETGWPYKGDSSEVGPSLENAKAYNGNLIAHLRSMVGTPLMPGKSVDTYIFALYDEDLKPGPTSERSFGLFNPDQSMIYDAGLSKQQTQQNSTSPVVAPTTPDMSKSPATPRPPTTQNKSTWCVPKSGVTDVQLQANLDYACGQGIDCTPIQPGGPCFEPNTLSNHAAFAMNLFYQSAGRSPLTCDFSQTAILSTNNPSYNNCVYVGRNA
- the LOC130935895 gene encoding glucan endo-1,3-beta-glucosidase 7-like isoform X2 — protein: MATKLDPFTLLLSLFFAFNLASGESFIGVNYGQVADNLPPPSTTAKLLQSTAIGKVRLYGSDPAIIKALANTGIGIVIGAANGDIPSLASDPNYAKNWVSSNVVPFYPASNIILITVGNEIITSNDPNLMNQMLPAIQNVQNALNAANLGGKIKVSTVHSMAVLKDSEPPSAGRFHPEYSTVLQGLLSFNNATGSPFAINPYPYFAYRDDPGRQDNLAFCLFQPNAGRLDPNTNIKYMNMFDAQVDAVRSALNSMGFKDVEIVVAETGWPYKGDSSEVGPSLENAKAYNGNLIAHLRSMVGTPLMPGKSVDTYIFALYDEDLKPGPTSERSFGLFNPDQSMIYDAGLSKQQTQQNSTSPVVAPSPDVSKSPMTPDVPNSNPASTPAVSSNPPVTPASTGPSPTRNKAQFSNGHEAIFLQPLMITLSTVLTLMLLY